The DNA segment GTCGTACGGGCCCCGGCCCAGGTGGTCGCCTCGGTGCCGCAGGCCCTCCCACGCCTCGACCCGGCGCGCCCGCTCACCTGGATCTCGGGCCCCTCGGCCACCAGCGACATCGAACTCGACCGGGTCGAAGGCGTCCACGGCCCCCGGACCCTCGAAGTCGTCCTCGTCGAGGAGTGACACCGGGGCCGTGGGGACCATCAACGAGCGACGGAACAGCGGGAGACCACACCCATGAGCAGAATCACGAGCGTCGACTGCCGGCTCGTCTTCATCGAGCCCGAGACGCTGCGCACCGACGCCAGCCAGACCTTCGTCCGGCAGGAGACCATCCTCGTCACCGTCGGGACCGACGACGGGCTGAGCGGCACCGGGTACTCCTACACGATCGGCACCGGCGGCAGTTCCGTACTGGCGCTGCTGCGCGACCACCTCGCCGCCACGCTGCTGGGCGCCGATGCCCGTAACGTCGAGGCGGTCTGGGCCCGGATGCTCGCGGCGACCCGGGCCACCGCGTTCGGGCTCCTCACCTCACTGGCACTGGCCGCCGTCGACACGGCCCTGTGGGACCTGCGGTGCCTGCGCGCCGGTGAACCGCTCTGGCGGCTCGCGGGCGGGGCGCACGACCGGCTGCCCGTGTACGACACCGAGGGCGGCTGGCTGCATCTGAGCACCGATGAACTGGTGAAGAACGTCTCGGCGGCCCAGGCGTCGGGGCTGCGCGGAGCCAAGCTGAAGGTCGGCAAGCCCACCGCGGTCGAGGACGCGGAGCGGCTCGCGGCCGTCCGCGAGGAGACCGGGCCCGCCTTCGAGATCATGGTCGACGCCAACCAGTCGCTCACCGGGGCGGAGGCGATCCGCCGGGCCCGCACCTTCGAGCCGCTCGACATCGCGTGGTTCGAGGAGCCGCTGCCGGCCGAGGACGTGGCGGGACACCTGAGGCTCGCCCGCTCGACCACGGTGCCGGTCGCGGTGGGTGAATCGGTGTACAGCGTCGGGCACTTCGCCGAGTACCTGTCGACGGGCGCCGCCGGGATCGTGCAGGCAGATGTGGCCCGCGTCGGCGGCATCACCCCGTGGCTGAAGGTCGCGCACGCCGCCGAGGCATGCAATGTGCGGGTGGCCCCGCACTTCCTGATGGAGCTGCACGCGAGCCTGGCCTGCGCGGTGCCCGCCGGGATGTACGTGGAGCACATTCCGCAGCTCGGCGCGATCACCCGCAGTGAGCTGGTCATCGAGGACGGCTGTGTCGTCCCGCCGGAGACGCCCGGGCTCGGCATCGAGTGGGACGAGGACGCCATCGCGGATCTGCGGGTCGCGTAGGGCAGTCCCCTCCCCGCAGACCCGGGAGCCGGCCGGGAGGGCGCCGCGCCCTCCCGGCCGGTGCTCAGACGGAGCGGTGGTACTGCTGCGGTACGTGGACGTCCGCGCCGAGCACCCGGGCCGCGTGCCGCGCCCAGGACGGGTTGCGGAGCAGCTCGCGGCCGAGCAGGACCGCGTCCGCCTCACCGTTGGCCAGGATCTTCTCGGCCTGCTCGACCTCGGTGATCAGCCCGACGGCGGCGACAGCGAGGGATGTCCCGGCCTTGACGCGCGCGGCGAAGGGCACCTGGTAGCCGGGGCCGACCGGGATGCGGACCCCGGGCGCGTTGCCGCCGGTGGACACATCGAGCAGGTCGACGCCGTGCTCCTTGAGCAGCGGGGCGAGGCGCACCGTGTCGTCGGCCGTCCAGCCGCCCTCGTCCAGCCAGTCGGTGGCCGAGATGCGGAAGAAGAGCGGCAGCTCGTCGGGCCACACCGCCCGCACGGCGTCCACGACTTCGAGTGCGAAGCGGGTGCGGTTCTCGAACGATCCGCCGTACTCGTCGGTGCGGTGGTTGCTGTGCGGCGAGAGGAACTCGCTCACCAGATAGCCGTGTGCGCCGTGGATCTCGGCGACCTGGAACCCCGCGTCGAGCGCACGCCGGGCGGCATCGGCGAACTGGCCGACGATCTCCTGTATCCCAGTGGTGGTCAGCTCGTCGGGCACGTGCTCGCCCGCGGCGAACGGGACCGGGCTGGGGGCGACCGGCTGCCACCCGTCCTGGTCCGGGCCGACCGGGCCGCCGCCGTTCCAGGGGCGGTCGGTCGAGGCCTTGCGTCCGCCATGACCGAGCTGAATGCCGGGAACCGTGCCCTGCCCCTTGAGGAAGGTGGTGATCCGGCGGAGCGCCTCCACCTGGGCGTCGTTCCAGATGCCCAGGTCGGCGGGGCTGATCCGGCCCTCGGGGCTGACGGCGGTGGCCTCGACGATGACCAGGCCGGTGCCCCCGGCGGCCCGCGCGGCGTAGTGCGCGAAGTGCCAGTCGTTGGCGACGCCCGTGCCGGGCCCCGAAGTGGCCGCCGAGTACTGGCACATGGGCGGCATCCATACGCGGTTGGGGAAGGTCAGCGACCGCAGGGTGTACGGCTCGAAAAGGGCGCTCACGACAGGCTCCATTCACAACGGTGTCGGGACAGCTTGTACGATACTCGTCGTAGTACGGTGAATGTCAAACTACGATGGAACTCGTACAATGGAGCCGTCCCCGAATCCGTCCGGGCCCGAATGAAGGAGAGCCGTCGTGGCGACCGCAACGAGCAGCCGTGCACTCGCTCATCCGGCGCGGGACGAGATCCGTCTGGACGGTGTGCTCCATGCGCTGGCCGACCCCATGCGGATGTGCGTGGTGCGGGAACTCGCTCTGGACGGCGGGGAGTTGACCTGCTCCCGGTTCGACCTTCCGGTGACCAAGTCGACCACCACCCACCACTTCAGGGTGCTGCGCGAGAGCGGTGTGATCCGGCAGATCTACCGGGGGACCGCGAAGATGAACGTGCTGCGCAGGGACGACCTGGACGCGGTCTTCCCCGGCCTGCTGGACAGTGTCCTCGCCGCGGCGGCGGCCGAGGCCGCGCGGGAGGCGTGAACCCCCGCCGCTGTCAGGACGGTGGCGGGGCGGCCCCGTCGTCCGGGGGCGCTCCGAGCTTCCAGTCGAGTCCGTACCGCTGGAACAGTTCGGCCCGCAGCCGCGCGGGCGGCATGGGTGCGCCCGGCAGCAGCTGTGCGAAGACCGTGCCCATCAGCTGGGCACGCAGCAGCGGGTAGTCGGTGTCCGGGTCGGGTGATCCGTACCGTTCCACGGTCGAGCGCAGGGCCCGGGCGAGCTGCTGCTGTTCGGGGCACTGCACGAACCCCTGCTCCTGAAGGATTCCGGCCATATGGGTCCGCATCAGTACGGGATGGTCGGCGGCGAGCCCCAGGATCGCGTCGATGGCCCGCGCCAGCAGTTCCTGCCCGTCGTCGGTGCGCGGCTCGCGCTCCAGGGCCGCGGTGAGCGTGCGGTGCATCAGGCGGTGCACGGCGGACTGCAGCAGGTAGCGCTTGCCCGGGAAGTAGTACGAGACGAGGCCGCGGGCGGATCCGGCACGGTCGGCGATGTCCGCCAGTGTCGTCGCCTCGTACCCGCGCTCGCCGACAAGATCCACTGTGGCCTGCAGAAGCCGCTCGCGGGAACGCCGCCGCAACTCCTCATTGACCGATTGGCTGCGCGGGGACATGCTTACTCCTGCGTTGACTGGCTCTCAGCCAACTATAATCAGCGCATCCTGCACAGGGCCCCGTCAGGGGTCCTCCTGCGGGAATCGTCCGGACCGGGCGGCGCGGGGGACTGTCCGGTCCGGATTTCCGCTGTCTCCATCCAGGGGATTTCAGCCGGTTCAGGACGGTTCGTGCTGATTTCTGGCGAGCCGATCCGGCCGTGCGGGCGGGTCAGCCGGTGAGATCCAGGACCGGGCGGAGTGCGTCCGGGCGTTCAGTGGCCGGGAGATGGTCCACGAAATGGACGGCGCAGCCCAGATTCCGGGCACCCCCGTCGGCGCGCCGGTCGTCGCCGACCATCAGGGTCTCGCCCGGGTCCTGGCCCAGTGCCTCACAGGCGGCACGGAACAGCCGTACGTCGGGTTTCTGGATGCCGTGCTCGTACGACAGGGTGTAGTGGTCCACGAACGGATCGACCCCGTGGGCGCGGAACACCGGCCGGAGGTCCCAGCCGATGTTGCTCACCACCCCGACCCCGATCCCGCGGGCGTGCAGGGCGCCGAGCACTTCGGCCGTGTCCGGGTAGGGGCTCCAGGCGGCCGGCGTCATATGGCGTGCGTAGAGGGCGTCGTACAGCGCCGGATCCGGCAGCGCGACCTGACGGGCGAGGCCCGTGAACGCGGCGCGGTGCTGCTCGGCGCTCTCGTCTCGGGAGGCGTAGAGCCCGGCGAGCGAGGACGGCACCCGCTGGGGGACCGGCCCGCCGGGTTGTGCGCCTGCGGCCGTCAACTCCGCTGTGCGGAGGGCGAATTCCTCCTGGCTCAGCGTGGCGCCCGCCTGGTCCAGGGTGGCGCGCAGCCATGCCGCGACGGACTCGGCCCGGAAGAGCGTCCCGGAGAAGTCGAAGAGTACGGCTTTGATCGTCATGGGGGCATTCTTTCCCGGCCTGCTGTCGCGGCAGTCGCCGGCGTTCTCGCAGCCACCGCTATCCGAGCGCGCGCAGTCCCGGGACGAACGCCACCAGCAGCGGCACGACCGGCACCAGCGAGGCGGCGGCGGTGAGCCTCAGCCTGCGGCCAGTGGTGAGGCGCGGGGCCGCGCTCAGCAGCCGGTCGACGCGGTGCGGAAGCTCCGCGTCGGGGGTCGGGCAGGGGCCGAACACCCCCCGGTGCTCGTTGAGTTGGACCAGCGCCAGTGCGATCGTCAGCCGGCCGAAGCGGCGCGACGCCACATCGTCGGCGGCCAGCTCCACCAGCCGGTGCATCTCGTTGCGGAAGGCGGCGAAGACCGGGATCTGCGGGAAGCCCACGGCCAGCGCGGCCGAGCAGTGCAGCAGCCAGTCGTGCCGGGCCCGCGCGTGGCCCTGCTCGTGGGCGAGCACCGCGTCGAGCTGACGGCCTTTCAGCCCCCGAAGTGCCGCCGTGGTGATGACCAGTTGGGGGGCCGTACCGGGCAGCCACCAGGCGTCGGGACGCTCGCCCTCCAGCACGACGAGACGCTCGCTGCCGGGCTCCTCGCCGGGCAGCACGGGGGAGCGCACCAGCAGCTCCCTGCGGCTCCGCCGGCGGGCGGCCCGTGCGCGGCGGATCTCCCGGGTGAGCATCGCGGCCGTCCAGACACCGCCCGCGGCCAGCACCGTCGCTGTCGCCGCCGACCACTGGGCGTACGCGCCGAGTGCGTACGCCTCCACAACCGCGTGCGGGGCGGGGGCGAAGACGTTGCCCCGCACGAGCTGCCAGGCCGCCGACGCGCTGAAGGTCATGGCCAGCGCGAAGCAGAGCAGCACGGCGGCCACCACGCACTGCCACACCCACAGCGCCACCACGGGCTCCCGTTCGGGCCACTGGGCGCGCGCCAGAAGCCGCGGTGCCGCAACAGCAGCCACGGCTCCGAGTAGCAACAGCGCTAGGGAGACCACCATGGTCGCCAGCTTATGGAGTCGGCGCCCCACCGGGGTATGGCCTCGGCCCGCAAGTGACGCAGGACACGGTCGGCTTCCGCCGCCCTGCCGGGGTCAGATCGTCAACAGCATCGCGAACATGGCCATTCCCATGGCGAGTCGGCAGGCGAGCGCCAGCTCCGGCCCGGCGCCCCGGCCGATGGCCCCGCCGGACGCACCCAGTGCCGCACCACCGGCAGCCGCCCCGCCCGTCACGGGGCCGGGCGTCGCCGGCGAGGGCACCAGGGTGGCGCCCGCGCGCAGTACGTACACCGCGTAGTAGGCGAGCAGCGCGCCGGTGAGCAGCGGGACCCCGCCCGCCGAGTGCGCCGCGTGCTCCATGTTGGTTCCGCCGGACGCTCCGCCCGGTGCCGTCCCCGCTGCCATCGTGAGCGCCATGTAGACCATGGCGAGCGAGCCGACCAGATGGTGCAGATGGTGAGCGCTCGTGCGGAGCTGCCACAGCGCCCGGAGGCCGCCCGCCGCGAAGACCGCGGCGAGCACCGTCCAGCCCCACTGCGGGGGAGTGGCCACCGCGGCGGGCAGGGCCATCGCCGCCATGCCGAACCCCATCACCGCCTCGCTCCCCGCAGCCGTCCGCGCCCGCTGCGAGGTGCTGCGCATCCGCAGCAGGCAGTAGGCGCCGGTGGCCGCGCTCAGTGACATCAGCAGCCAGCCGGACATCGCGGATCCACCGTGCACGGCGTACCTCCCCGTTCGACGCGTCGGCTCCGCCCGGTCCGGGCCTCGACGCATCGATGCCCGGACCGGGCGGAGCGCACGCAAGCGCAGGGGGGCACAGGGGAGCGCGTCATGGGCGCGTTACTGTCTGGACAGCAGCGGCCGACAGCTCCGGACCGCCCGGAACCGCCTTCGACGGGAGACCTCACCCCATGGACACCGCCCCCGACCGGATCACTTTCAGGGACGCGGCAGAGACCGACATACCGGCGCTCGTCACCTTGATCGAGTCGGCCTACCGCGGCGACACCAGCCGCACCGGCTGGACCACGGAGGCGGACATCCTGGGAGGCCGCCGCACCGACCCGGACGGGGTGCGCGGAGTCATCGCGGCGCCCGCTAGCCGGGTGATGGTGGTGGAGCGCGACGGCGAGCCCGTCGCCTGCTGCCAGTTGGAGCGGCGCGGCCACGCGGCCTACTTCGGGATGTTCGCTGTGAGTCCGGCTCTGCAGGGTGCCGGACTCGGCAAGCGGATCATCGCGGAGGCCGAACGCCGGGTGAGCACGGAGTGGGGCGCCGACGAGATGCACATGACGGTGATCTCGGTACGGGACGACCTCATCGCCTGGTACGAGCGGCGCGGCTACCGCCGTACGGGGAGGATGTTCCCCTTCCCGTACGGCGACGAGCGGTTCGGTATCCCGCTCCGCGACGACCTGCAGTTCGAGCTGCTGGTCAAGCCGCTCCCGGCCGGAATCCCCGGAGCGCGCACGGAGTAGCGGTGCTCAGGCCGTGAACCGCCCGGTGCGCCGGATCTCCGGGTAGTCGGTGGTCGCGCCGTCCAGATCCAGCGCCCGGACCAGCCGCAGGTGGTCCTGGGTGTTCACCACCCAGCCGAGCACCTTCAGCCCTTCCGCGTGCGCCTTCTCGACGGTCTCCAGGGTCAGCCTGCGGATGTTCAGCGCCACCGTCGCGGCGCCGGCGGCCTTGGCGCGGGCCACGATGTCCGGCCCCCAGCGGCTCGCGATGAGCACGGTCCGTACGCCCGGCACGAGCGCGGCGATCTCGCTGACCGCCTCGTCGTGGAACGAGGAGACCTCCACCCGTCCGGCCAGGTCGCGCCGGAGCATCACCTCGGCGAGTGCCCGCGCGGCGGCGGCGTCCTTGATCTCGGCCTGGATCGGTGAGCCGACCGCGTCCAGCACCTCTTCGAAGACCGGGATCCGCTCGCCCTGCCCGGCGTCGAGCTCACGCAGCTCGGCGAGCGTCCGGTCGGCGATGGCGCCCTTGCCGTCGGTCGTGCGGTCCACGTCGGTGTCGTGCATGACGACGAGTGCGCCGTCCTTGCTCAGATGCAGGTCGAGCTCGATGGCGTCCATACCCGCCTGTTCGGCGTGGCGGAAGGACCGCAGGGTGTTCTCCGGTTCGACGCCCATGACCCCGCGATGTCCGATGATGAGGAGACTCAAGGTTCTCTCGCTTCCGTCGACGGCGGCTCTCGCGTGGCATTGCTACCCAGCTGGCAGAACCGCAGCCTAACGTTCCGGCCCCGCCGCCGTCCCCGGTCCCGGTGATGCCGCGGAGCGTCCGCTTTTCCGGCCGGAGGGGGACCGTATCGCTGACTTCTCGATGTGCGGTTTTTCCGGGCCCTGTGGGGGTGGAAGCGGTTCCACAGGGGGCTACGGCAGGAAGATTCGCTGCGATCAAGGGGGTTCGGCGGGACAATCTGTTGCATGCGCCCTTGAATGAGCGCTCTCAACATGGATACGGTGTCCCAGCGCTTGGACGGTAAGTTCTGCTGTGGAGGAAGTGACATGACGAAAATTCTTGTGCAGGACGCGGTCGACGGCGGTATATCCGGCGCCCAGCGCGTGGTCGAGCACCCGGCCTGGCCCGTGCTCAAGAATGCCGTCGAGCAGATCCGGCCCTGGCAGTCGAAGGACGGCTCCATCGACTTCGCAGCCGACGGAGCCCCCTCCCGAACGGCCGTCGACGCCGCGTTCGCACGCGTGACGGGCGCGATCGAGGAGCTGTCCCCGCTGCTGCCCCACGACGCCGCGTACCACCGGGCGCTCGTCGCCGACCTCCGCGCGTGGGCGGAAGGCGGATTCGCCGTCCCGGACTTCCTTGACTCACTGCTCGCCTTCCACCCGGCCGACCTGCGCGCCGACGGACTCCAGCACCTGGTCGTCTTCGCGATGTACACGCAGAACGGCAACCCGGACCGCAATCTCGAAGCGGTCGTGCTGCGCATGGTCTGGCCCGAGTGGCTCTCCGAGCTGGAGGCCACGCGCTACGACAACCCGCTCTTCTGCGGCATCACCTTCGAGGACTTCACGTCCGGGTACGACACCAACTCCGCGGTGCTCTTCCCCGAGACCATCGCCGTCCGTGAAGCCCCCGACCGCTTCACCTGGGGCGGCATCTTCTGCGACCGCGAGGCGGCACGCTTCCGGGCCGTCACGGAGGCCGCCGTGAAGGTCCTGCGGCTCGAACTGCCGGACGACATCCGGGAGATGGTCTCCGATCAGGACCGCTGCCAGCAGGCGTTCGTGCTGTGGGACATGGTCCACGACCGCACCCACAGCCACGGCGACCTGCCGTTCGACCCCTTCATGATCAAGCAGCGCCAGCCGTTCTGGATGTACGGCCTCGAAGAGCTGCGCTGCGACCTCACCGCCTTCCGGGAGGCCGTGCGGCTGGAGGCCGACGGTTTCGGACAGGGCCGCGACGTCCAGTACGCCGTGCTCTTCGACCGGATGTTCCGCTTCCCGGTGACCGGCGAGCGCGTGCGCAACTACGACGGCCTCGGCGGCCAGCTGCTCTTCGCCTATCTCCACCAGCACGACGTGGTGCGCTGGACCGACAGCACCCTGAAGATCGACTGGGAGCGCGCCCCGCAGGTCACCCAGCAGCTCTGCGCGGAGATCGAGGACCTGTACCGGGCCGGCATCGACCGCCCCAAGCTGGTCCACTGGTTCGCCGCCTACGACCTGGTCTCCCGCTACCTCGCCCCGCACCCGGGATCGCGCTGGGCCAAGGGGCCCGACGCCCTGGACCTGAGCCAGCCGCCGCGTAAACTTGTGGACGACGTGCTTCCGGACGAGTTTCCGCTCAGCATGTTCTATGAGGCGCTCGCCAAGAAGCTGAAGAGCGTGGTCGCCTCGACGAAGGGCATCACCGCGGCGGGCGTTCCCGAGCGGGAAGCCGCGTGAGCGCCCGCAGGCAGGAGGCGGAGACGATGAGCAAGGGATCGCTGGACGGAGCCGTGGTCGCGGTGGCCGGGGCCGCGGGGCCGGCCGGCCGCGCCGCGCTGCTGAGGCTGGCCGAGGCCGGGGCGACCGTGGTCGGCGCCGACGCCGACGTCGCCCGGCTCGCCGAGGCGGTGGACGCGGCGCGCTACGCGCACGGCGGCTCCACCGTCACCGGTGAGACGGTCGATCTGCTGGACCTGGAGGCCACCCGGGCCTGGGCCGACCGTACGGAGGCCGAGTTCGGCCGTATCGACGGTCTGGTGCATCTGGTGGGCGGCTGGCGCGGCAGCCCCAGCTTCGCCGAGACCGAGATCGCCGACTGGAACCTGCTGGAGAAGCTGCTGATCCGTACGGTGCAGCACACCTCGCTGGCCTTCCACGACGCGC comes from the Streptomyces sp. NBC_01471 genome and includes:
- a CDS encoding mandelate racemase/muconate lactonizing enzyme family protein, which produces MSRITSVDCRLVFIEPETLRTDASQTFVRQETILVTVGTDDGLSGTGYSYTIGTGGSSVLALLRDHLAATLLGADARNVEAVWARMLAATRATAFGLLTSLALAAVDTALWDLRCLRAGEPLWRLAGGAHDRLPVYDTEGGWLHLSTDELVKNVSAAQASGLRGAKLKVGKPTAVEDAERLAAVREETGPAFEIMVDANQSLTGAEAIRRARTFEPLDIAWFEEPLPAEDVAGHLRLARSTTVPVAVGESVYSVGHFAEYLSTGAAGIVQADVARVGGITPWLKVAHAAEACNVRVAPHFLMELHASLACAVPAGMYVEHIPQLGAITRSELVIEDGCVVPPETPGLGIEWDEDAIADLRVA
- a CDS encoding NADH:flavin oxidoreductase/NADH oxidase, whose product is MSALFEPYTLRSLTFPNRVWMPPMCQYSAATSGPGTGVANDWHFAHYAARAAGGTGLVIVEATAVSPEGRISPADLGIWNDAQVEALRRITTFLKGQGTVPGIQLGHGGRKASTDRPWNGGGPVGPDQDGWQPVAPSPVPFAAGEHVPDELTTTGIQEIVGQFADAARRALDAGFQVAEIHGAHGYLVSEFLSPHSNHRTDEYGGSFENRTRFALEVVDAVRAVWPDELPLFFRISATDWLDEGGWTADDTVRLAPLLKEHGVDLLDVSTGGNAPGVRIPVGPGYQVPFAARVKAGTSLAVAAVGLITEVEQAEKILANGEADAVLLGRELLRNPSWARHAARVLGADVHVPQQYHRSV
- a CDS encoding transcriptional regulator; translated protein: MATATSSRALAHPARDEIRLDGVLHALADPMRMCVVRELALDGGELTCSRFDLPVTKSTTTHHFRVLRESGVIRQIYRGTAKMNVLRRDDLDAVFPGLLDSVLAAAAAEAAREA
- a CDS encoding helix-turn-helix domain-containing protein, with protein sequence MSPRSQSVNEELRRRSRERLLQATVDLVGERGYEATTLADIADRAGSARGLVSYYFPGKRYLLQSAVHRLMHRTLTAALEREPRTDDGQELLARAIDAILGLAADHPVLMRTHMAGILQEQGFVQCPEQQQLARALRSTVERYGSPDPDTDYPLLRAQLMGTVFAQLLPGAPMPPARLRAELFQRYGLDWKLGAPPDDGAAPPPS
- a CDS encoding HAD family hydrolase, which codes for MKAVLFDFSGTLFRAESVAAWLRATLDQAGATLSQEEFALRTAELTAAGAQPGGPVPQRVPSSLAGLYASRDESAEQHRAAFTGLARQVALPDPALYDALYARHMTPAAWSPYPDTAEVLGALHARGIGVGVVSNIGWDLRPVFRAHGVDPFVDHYTLSYEHGIQKPDVRLFRAACEALGQDPGETLMVGDDRRADGGARNLGCAVHFVDHLPATERPDALRPVLDLTG
- a CDS encoding M56 family metallopeptidase, with protein sequence MVVSLALLLLGAVAAVAAPRLLARAQWPEREPVVALWVWQCVVAAVLLCFALAMTFSASAAWQLVRGNVFAPAPHAVVEAYALGAYAQWSAATATVLAAGGVWTAAMLTREIRRARAARRRSRRELLVRSPVLPGEEPGSERLVVLEGERPDAWWLPGTAPQLVITTAALRGLKGRQLDAVLAHEQGHARARHDWLLHCSAALAVGFPQIPVFAAFRNEMHRLVELAADDVASRRFGRLTIALALVQLNEHRGVFGPCPTPDAELPHRVDRLLSAAPRLTTGRRLRLTAAASLVPVVPLLVAFVPGLRALG
- a CDS encoding DUF5134 domain-containing protein yields the protein MSGWLLMSLSAATGAYCLLRMRSTSQRARTAAGSEAVMGFGMAAMALPAAVATPPQWGWTVLAAVFAAGGLRALWQLRTSAHHLHHLVGSLAMVYMALTMAAGTAPGGASGGTNMEHAAHSAGGVPLLTGALLAYYAVYVLRAGATLVPSPATPGPVTGGAAAGGAALGASGGAIGRGAGPELALACRLAMGMAMFAMLLTI
- a CDS encoding GNAT family N-acetyltransferase, translating into MDTAPDRITFRDAAETDIPALVTLIESAYRGDTSRTGWTTEADILGGRRTDPDGVRGVIAAPASRVMVVERDGEPVACCQLERRGHAAYFGMFAVSPALQGAGLGKRIIAEAERRVSTEWGADEMHMTVISVRDDLIAWYERRGYRRTGRMFPFPYGDERFGIPLRDDLQFELLVKPLPAGIPGARTE
- a CDS encoding glycerophosphodiester phosphodiesterase family protein → MGVEPENTLRSFRHAEQAGMDAIELDLHLSKDGALVVMHDTDVDRTTDGKGAIADRTLAELRELDAGQGERIPVFEEVLDAVGSPIQAEIKDAAAARALAEVMLRRDLAGRVEVSSFHDEAVSEIAALVPGVRTVLIASRWGPDIVARAKAAGAATVALNIRRLTLETVEKAHAEGLKVLGWVVNTQDHLRLVRALDLDGATTDYPEIRRTGRFTA
- a CDS encoding DUF6421 family protein, whose protein sequence is MTKILVQDAVDGGISGAQRVVEHPAWPVLKNAVEQIRPWQSKDGSIDFAADGAPSRTAVDAAFARVTGAIEELSPLLPHDAAYHRALVADLRAWAEGGFAVPDFLDSLLAFHPADLRADGLQHLVVFAMYTQNGNPDRNLEAVVLRMVWPEWLSELEATRYDNPLFCGITFEDFTSGYDTNSAVLFPETIAVREAPDRFTWGGIFCDREAARFRAVTEAAVKVLRLELPDDIREMVSDQDRCQQAFVLWDMVHDRTHSHGDLPFDPFMIKQRQPFWMYGLEELRCDLTAFREAVRLEADGFGQGRDVQYAVLFDRMFRFPVTGERVRNYDGLGGQLLFAYLHQHDVVRWTDSTLKIDWERAPQVTQQLCAEIEDLYRAGIDRPKLVHWFAAYDLVSRYLAPHPGSRWAKGPDALDLSQPPRKLVDDVLPDEFPLSMFYEALAKKLKSVVASTKGITAAGVPEREAA
- a CDS encoding SDR family NAD(P)-dependent oxidoreductase is translated as MSKGSLDGAVVAVAGAAGPAGRAALLRLAEAGATVVGADADVARLAEAVDAARYAHGGSTVTGETVDLLDLEATRAWADRTEAEFGRIDGLVHLVGGWRGSPSFAETEIADWNLLEKLLIRTVQHTSLAFHDALLRSDRGRYVLISAAGASKPTAGNAAYAASKAAAEAWTLALGDAFRKAGGEDGPRTAASVLVIKALVHDAMRAERPNAKFSGFTDVAQLAEAIAGVWDQPAGDVNGKRLWLTPAP